A region of the Silene latifolia isolate original U9 population chromosome 9, ASM4854445v1, whole genome shotgun sequence genome:
TTGTTCCAACTTACGATGGAAATATGGCAAGACTAGTTGAAGGTCACCGCAGGTACGCATTTGTAGTTTCATGGGTCTAGATTATTTTGTTGGATTAAAAGCAGATTAAATTTGAGATCACATAGATTATATTCCCTATGTTCATAGACAATAGTTTCAGTTTGCATCTAGATTTTTTTTTACGTAAGCACGTGCAATCGACTAAGGACTACCTAGAGTATTGGCTGGATTGGGCCAAAATGGAGTATCTAATTTGTTGCTGGGACAAGGAAGTGTTAACTTAGATATTGCCGCTTGTCAGGTATCTGGGTTTCAAGAAAACCATTATATTGGATCGAAAGAGGCTGGTTGAATTGATCGATTTACACCAGAATGGGACGATATCGTGGGACAATTTTACTTTTGCTGTCAAGGAGGTTCATCAAAACAGATCAGGGCTACCGATTCACAGGAAAATCATCCCTGACAAGCCTAAGGAAGAAGACTATTTCTACGCTAATCCCGAGCAGTGTCTCTGTCAACATTCTAATTGCAGCTACATAGAAATGGGCAACAACACTAACGTTGTGCATTGAGGTTACATGATTTCACTCCGAGTACAGATAAGTAGCTTAAATTCCTATTTGAGCTTGCTTGATAAAAAGTGATTTATCGGTATGGCTCAAGGTCCAGAAGCGCCCGTATACCTGAACTTGGTGGAAGAACAAATTTCCGTCAAACATGATGATGTTCCAACGGTTTATGCTGACAAGCTCTTTGCTCGAACAAGACTTCTCTCACCAAATCAGACGAAGAGGATATTAAGGCGGTAATGTAACTAATGACAAGTGATGAGATTCAAGAATGTAGGTAGAGGCttaaagaattcattttgtaaaacTAGCAGCAGCTTAATTCTATGTTTCTTATTCCTTTTCTTTAATTGTTCAGCTAAGCTGAGTTCTACATCAGTACATCTTGCTCGCCCTTATTTCTGTAAAATGCAACTCGATTTCCACGTGAATCACACACCTTACTAATTTTTTTCATCAACTGTATGTTACTGCTTGCATTGTTGTCGGACTATATTTATTGCAGAAAGTATCGGGTTCCTGCTCTGAGCAATTTTTTTTCCCGATAAATAATCTAAGCTAAGAAGTCAGCGAATACATCATCCAAATATGGTACAAGTCGGAAAAACCAGTAATTGCGCGCTGTCACTCTAACCAGTAATTGCTTGTACTCGGAACTCTAGTCGTTTTCTTGTTTCTGGCCTCCTTTATATTGGCACGTTGAATGGTAGTCGATAACAGCAAGGCTATACTTCACCTATCCAAGGTAGCTTCTCTCCTTGTGCACCGCTCAAACCGAGATCCTTGAGCCGCCTCTCTTGATAATATTCATATGCAAACAACTCCTCTTCTCGTTCCTTAAAAAACCCGTCCATCTGCTCCAATACCTTTTTTTCTCCTAATCTTATTCCTACGGCGATGGCAGCCCGTGCACTGAGTTCACCTCCCGCCAACAGCTTCTCATCCTGCACACCACAATCATTTCCAATTCAATTAGTGTCGGGGGAACTTACAACCGTCTAGAAAAATAAACTCGAGAAAAGACGTTACCTCTTCAATGGTTGTGCTGTACCCAGAGAGAGCGGTTTTACAAGCGTCTCGAATCACCTGACATATGAGCTCTTCATTATCAGGGCTAAAAGGAAGTTCAAGATGTCCCCACACTTTGTTACTGAATATAGATTCCAAGATGAAGGCATCAGATCCTCCTAGAGCAAGCAGTCTCAGAAACGGTAGCATCTTTGGCGGAAGAGGCTGGTCTAAAACGACATCAAAGTACGCGGTTTCACCTAGACCGTTGGATTCTGCTATGTCTAGCTTGTCTCCATAAAAGGGGTCTGATTCAGGTATCTCCAGTGTCAGAGTGTATGCATTTCTTTCCGACCTTGTTTCTATAAATCCGTAATCTAAGGCCAGTTCTGCATTGCTCTTCCCCAAATCATACTGTATCATTACCTGTACCAAAAAAAATCCGGTTttttaaccaagtggtgttagtctagtggtagccgggttaaatcttgaaacttgcagaaatgcaggagttgagaggtcccgggttcgactaccagctggggcgatgatcacttggccactgcagcccccgaaagggtggcttacatggtccatgtggtggtgcgagaatgcatgggcccggggggattcaaccccctcgtcatcaaaaaaaaaaaaaaaaaaaaaacggtttaTTGACTTATTGTGAGCGACAAAGAACAGCAAACCATCGACTTTGAACAGATCATGAGAAGAAATGCAACCTGTTCACCAGCCTTCACTGGGACGGGATTCCTCAACGAAAACAAGAGTTCTCTAGAGAATAAGCCGGCTCCCTTGACTTCCCAAGGGTAATTTTCTGCTGTAATACTCTGACTGTGATTTATCTGAATCATCAGTTTAACTGGTCAGTTAAAGTAGAGCTAATTCGAGAAGATAGGATAAGAACAAGACGATTTACCAAGTCGGCTAATGGGATTAGAACAAGACTTTGGCCCTGCAGCCGGGTAAATGCTCTTGATCTTAGCATTCCAAATGCCCAAAAGAAGTCGTCAATGGTTATATCGAAGGGGAAGAGTCTCTTGTTGGGCAGTATTACTTCTTCTTGCAGTTTCTCAAACTCGTTTAATACCAACTCTTTTACACCCAACGTCGTGTTCAGTAACTGGCTTCCTGCCACATATATGCTTAGTAATATCAGAATTCAGCAACACCCTTCACTAAGGGCTGAGGCCTTTACTACCTGAATTGTCCCGACCCAAACTGATCACAAGTTAACCCGACCAGACTGACTCATTTGCCATGTCTACATCTAAAACTCTTCCCCTCGGGCCCTAATTTGCCTCAGGAGGGGTCTC
Encoded here:
- the LOC141598745 gene encoding ribulose-1,5 bisphosphate carboxylase/oxygenase large subunit N-methyltransferase, chloroplastic; the protein is MASLFTLKPSSTTSLITPKLHIKNPRKTISIKCFRPQETDPPAAVQKFWSWLTDKGIISAKSPVRPGIVSEGLGLVAKKDIPRNDVVLEVPKKYWINPDAVAVSEIGTVCNGLKPWVSVAVFLIREKKLGDASSWKAYIDILPDYTNSTIYWSEEELSELQGSQLLNTTLGVKELVLNEFEKLQEEVILPNKRLFPFDITIDDFFWAFGMLRSRAFTRLQGQSLVLIPLADLINHSQSITAENYPWEVKGAGLFSRELLFSLRNPVPVKAGEQVMIQYDLGKSNAELALDYGFIETRSERNAYTLTLEIPESDPFYGDKLDIAESNGLGETAYFDVVLDQPLPPKMLPFLRLLALGGSDAFILESIFSNKVWGHLELPFSPDNEELICQVIRDACKTALSGYSTTIEEDEKLLAGGELSARAAIAVGIRLGEKKVLEQMDGFFKEREEELFAYEYYQERRLKDLGLSGAQGEKLPWIGEV